CGTTATGGCCGTAACCGGCCCTGATTTTTTTGTTTTGTTTGTTCGGGAGAACTGTTGATGCGTGCGCTACAAGTAGAAGTATTCGGAGATCCGTCGGCCCTCAAGGTGTCAGAGGTGCCAGAACGGCCACCGGGCAAGGGTGAAGTGATGCTGGCCATGGCTGGCGTCGGAATCGGCTATTTCGATGGCTTGCTGGTCAAGGGGGAATACCAGATCAAACCGCCGCTGCCGTTTGTGCCGGGCAGCGCCATCGCCGGCGTGGTGGCGCAGGTGGGTGAGGGGGTCAGTCATCTGAAGGTGGGCGACCATGTCACCAGCTTTGCGTTGCTGGGCGGGATTGCCGAAAAGGTGACGCTGCCCGCCATGTCCTGCTTTCCGTTGCCCAAAGAGGTGCCGCTGCTGGATGCGGCCAACTATTTCATAGCTTACGCCACCGGGCTGTACGGTTTGCGCGAGTGTGGCCGCCTGAAGGAAGGCGAAACCCTGCTGGTGCTCGGCGGCTCGGGCACCACCGGCTCCACCGCCATCGAGTTGGGCAAGGCCATGGGTGCGAAGGTGATTGCCTGCGCCTCCACTGAAGCGAAGCGCCAGCGCTGTCTGGATGCCGGTGCGGACGTGGCGGTGGACTATACCGCCGAGGACTGGCGCAAGCAGGTCAAGGCCGCGGCCCCCGCCGGGGTGGATGTCGTCTATGACCCCGTTGGCGGGGCTACTGCCGAACCGGCGTTGCGGTTGATGGCCCCCGGCGGTCGTTTCCTGGTGGTCGGTTTTGTGACCGGCATCGCCAGTGTGCCGCTCAATTTGCCGCTGCTGAAACGTTGTTCGGTCATCGGGGTCAACTGGGGAGGCGAGGTGATGGGTAATCCCGCCGTGGTGCCGCCGGTGATTTCCCAGCTGGTGGAATGGACCCTGGCAGGCAAGCTGCGCACGGCACCAGATCACGTTTATCCGATGGATCAGGCCGGTGAGGCCTTTGCGGCGCTGTTCGAGCGTCGTTCCAGCGGTAAGATCGTCATTACCCCTTAATTGAGGAAACAGGGATGAAGTTACTCAAGGCACAGTACGATATTCGTG
The genomic region above belongs to Isoalcanivorax indicus and contains:
- a CDS encoding NADPH:quinone oxidoreductase family protein, whose product is MRALQVEVFGDPSALKVSEVPERPPGKGEVMLAMAGVGIGYFDGLLVKGEYQIKPPLPFVPGSAIAGVVAQVGEGVSHLKVGDHVTSFALLGGIAEKVTLPAMSCFPLPKEVPLLDAANYFIAYATGLYGLRECGRLKEGETLLVLGGSGTTGSTAIELGKAMGAKVIACASTEAKRQRCLDAGADVAVDYTAEDWRKQVKAAAPAGVDVVYDPVGGATAEPALRLMAPGGRFLVVGFVTGIASVPLNLPLLKRCSVIGVNWGGEVMGNPAVVPPVISQLVEWTLAGKLRTAPDHVYPMDQAGEAFAALFERRSSGKIVITP